Within the Molothrus aeneus isolate 106 chromosome 1, BPBGC_Maene_1.0, whole genome shotgun sequence genome, the region tttgcaataagataaAAACAGGACCCCACACTTGAGCAGAGGAAAagtgtgaggaggaaggagctgtaGAAACAATGTACAATGAACTGACTACAACATTagcccattcccagtcccctgCACTGCTTTGGGGCACAGGTGAGTTGTAAGTGAGGTTGAGCCTGGGAGGAAGGGTGGGTGGGGGGGAGGCACTTTATGCTTGGTTTACTTCACTAACTTACTTTGAGAATTGGcagtaaattaatttattgaAGTTGAACCTGTTCCTGCCTGTGATGGCAATTGGTAAATTCTCTCCCTGTTCTTTCCCTGACCCATGTGTGACCTTTTCATCCTATTTTTCTCCCCCTATCCTGTTGACAAGGGGCAGTGATAGGGAGGCTCAGTGGCCACCTGGTGGGTGGCAAGGGTCACCCACCACAGCCCTCTGCTGTGACAGATCCTAAAACTGCACACATAGTGTAGTAGGTTTTGAGTACATAGTCACATCAATTGCTTCACACTGCCTGGCATACAAAAGGTATTTACACCCTAAATCTATGTCaaacaaaatgtttgtttcCATTGACAAATAGTTTTGCTTGCTTTTGACACAGTCTAAAAATATGTGTGTCGTCAGCTACTGGGAATTGTCAGTGCATGATCATTTAAAAACTGATAGCTCAATGAATAGATCATTGGAATAGATCACCCTCACACACTCAGCTAAAATGACAAACCCCATGAAAATTCCCTGTGAGGTTTGGTGCAACACCCAGGGTAGGTGTGGGAAGAACAGCTGGATTAGATCACATAATCTCAGGGTCCCAAGAGCAGAAGTGAGCCCTACGTGTGTAAACATTGCTCTCCAAAGCAACCTGGTCCCATTTGGAAATGGTACTTAGAGaaatttcttcttgtccttAAGCTGCTTTTCTTAACTTACTTTGCTTAGcttaccttttttaaaaaattaactttaaCTGTTCCTAAGTATTTTGATACTGAGgagttataaataaaaaatccagaTTTCATGGATATGCATAAACAAGACAATGCTGAGTTCTTTTCACAGTTGGTATTCTCCCTGAGTTTATAGCACTTTGTCAGCAATAAGTAGTGTGGCAGTGGGATATGAAATACAGGTGAAGTATTTTCTCCTCAGTAATAGACATATTGACATAGGACAACAGGCATATCGACAAGGAATTTACCTTGCTTACTCTGAAGGGCATCTCAGAAGTATTTTTCTCCAGAAATTTCTTCTCCCActttcctttgaaataaatGGCATTTACTAAGACCAACACAGTGCGAGAATGGAGTgatcctgcaggcagcagactCTGTATTTTCCCTTCAAAATCAGAGAAAGAGACAGTTATTCCAGTGTGACTGTGCAACTTGCCAATTTTAATTGTTCCTTGTCTGTGCCTACCTCTCTTTCAAAAGTGTTTGCATTTTGGGAGgcttttttaatatgtatttatcTTGTACATATGGTAAAAATGACCTTTTGAAGTATCTCTGTATCctttgtccagagaagttgtggatgcctcatccctggaaatgttcaaggccaggttggataggactttgagcaacctggtctagtggaagatgtccctgtccatggcaggggcttggaatgagatgatccttaaggtccctaccaacctaaaccattctatgaattctttgtgttttaaaaaaaaaattatttattggaATTTTGGTAGTAAATGGCATTGGAAAGTGGGTAAAGCAGAATAGCCTGGATGTTCTGTGAAGTTGGTTGCAAGCAGCTGAAGAATGCAGAAGTAAAACTCTCACTAATCGTTGTGTGTATGTACCTGTGCAGGCCTTCGAACAGCAATGATTCAGAGGGGGCTACAGCATAAAGAATTGCAGGAAGGACCTTGTAAGGAGTAGTAGTTAGGCTGGAGAGAGGCATACTTCAGACTATTTAGCTGTACTTTACTCATCACCTCCCTGCTGAGTTTCCACCTTTTATGGATTCTTGGCTGCAAGAGCAATAAATGtggaaatgcaaaatatttgaaagttagacaagaaaaaaagccatCAGAGTGATACTTActctcagttttattttctaccCATGAATTGATCTGTGCTCTGACTTGTTCTGCAGCTCTCTTAAAGTTTACAGCTTGTGGCTTTGCATTGTAATAGCTTGTGATGAGTTGTAAAAACTTCTGAAAGATAGGATTAAAGAATGTGTGGTTATTTAGTTAAACTTGAGTTATAAAAATATTAGTTACAATCAGTGTAACAAATTATACATTCTGCTAATACATAATTTAAGAAAACTTGGTTTACATGCAGTAACCTTTATAATAAGACCTGATACATTCTATTCTAAATATTAAGTAGGGATTGATCAAACTTCAGTCTCAAGGAGACTGATACTTCaaatttttgtgtttgaaatCAAAGGTGgaaatttttagttttgaaatATCCGTGaaaactttacattttttaaatttctcaaaatgaaattttgatataatttaaatacttttttttcccctgatttacAAAGTAATGTTCAGTGCAAGATGGAAGAATAGTCTCATATAAAGTTAAACAAGGCTTTTAGTTTGCTTCAAAGGTGAGGAACCTGCCAAAAATTTATGAGGACAATAAAAGGAATGTTCTGGTAGAATAAAGTCAtggcagaaaagcagaattaacGTTTCCATTGCTGTCTGCTGTGAAATCATTCATGGAGATTCCCAGCAGGAAATTCCCTCGATTCTCTGTAAAGCAAATGTACATGAGATTATGGAGAAAATGAGCAATACGCATTCAGAAAGACAAATTACTGATTActcagaaaaccaaacaaactccAAAATCAAAGAACAGTAATCTCATTAAAAACCCCCTTCCAGAGACCTGGAAGATGATTACTACAACATCAGTCTTGAAAAGATTTCAGAGATACAGATGATTACAAACTCATGAGTCGGTGTGGGGCAAATGAATAGAATGGGAATATTAGGTATGTGGGTTAACATGACTTATTGGAGAAGTGTCAACAACATTTTGTTATAGGAAAAAATCTCAAATCTGCTGGAGCTTTCTGAGGGCATTAGGAAGTATGTGGGTAAAAGGGCTGAGCCATTACAGTCTTTTTGGGTtaccaaaatgcattttgtagGACTTGTCAGCAAAGGCTGAGCATCCATGGGACTACAGAGATATGTCTCATTTGTTTAAGAGACTAGAAaccaagaggaggaggaaaatacaTTCACAATGAAGGGTTATTACTGCTGGAGTACCACAGCAGTATGTGTATGTAGCAAAGTTGGCATCTTTGCTACAGTATTTTTTCTATAAAACCAAAGTTTAGatgtttacattaaaatatatatattaacaTATTTGTTGGTGATCTGGTAAAGTGCTAAAATATAGGAAGTCGTTTGTTACGGTTTAGGAATGAGGTATTGAAGCTGTAATGGAGAggtgcatgaaaaaaaaacctacctaATCATGgccaaaaatgcaaataaaaatttagGAAATATGAAGGAAAGAGTAGGcaacaaaagagaaatttctATAATGGCACTTTATAATACTATGGTGTGTCCACTGTCTGAGCTTGCAATGCAGCTGTGGCCTCTCCAGTCTCAGAAATGCTACAGTATAAAAAATACAGACACAGGAGATGAGGGTGACCAGAGATGTGGAGAAATGTCCTTCAGAACAGAGATGAGCCAACAGTGGTGCCAACAGGCAGCAAGCTCAGAAAGCACAGGGGCTTCCTGCAGTGTACAGCTCAGCTGTGGAAATCCTGGTGCTGGGGGCTGAAGTAGattcagaaaacaaatgtgCAAAGTCCTGAAACAACAGCTCATCAGGGTCACTGGAGTAGACATGCCCTCTGGCTCAAGAAGTCCCTGAGCTGCAGGTCAGTTGGTGGCCACAGCAGATTCTGGAGAAGAATCACTACAGAGTTTTCTCATGCACTTGCCAAACTATTGCCCACTGCTGAAAACAGATGGACCTCTTGCCTATCCAAACTCTCTCCTGCCCTCCATGGCTGTCATCATATTCTCACTCACACCCCAGTGCTATCATTTGGAAGttttttatcatctctattgataATCACTCTATTGATAATCACTCTTCATGTCAGCATATTCCCACATAAAGATGTTCAACTCACAGGCAGTAATGGGTAGGTCTTTTCTTCATACAGTCGGTTGGCACTCTTCAGCAAGTAAGTGCTTTTGCGTTTGTTGATGTCACACAGGAGCTTTTTGAAGCCAGAGTGGATGTTTTCTGCTCCCTCGTGCTCAGGATCCTTGGAAAGAGACACCAATTAATATggagggtttttattttttttgtctgataCACCTGCTTTATTTAAATTGttcatgtttttttaattaaaaaggagTTTTAGGGAATGAAACTTTTTTGAGAATGTTATATGTTTGCAGCACTGTGCATAACTAGATAAATGGGATTCTACATGTAGGGTAGAATGATttgtttctgcagtgctttgtaGGCATTTGGGGGCATCATATGATGGTGCATCAAGGAAGCTGAATCTCCtgatttttgtcattttcaAGCCTGATTTTCAGTTTCACAAGACCTTTCAGTTTCACAGTGATCCATCAATGCATCCTGGCAGCCTTTGAGAAGGTGTTCTACCCTCACAGAAACTAATGCCAGGGCACGGACTTGCCAACTATTCAAATTTTCCTGTTTCACGTGGATGTTTTCTGTTGCTATTTGGATTTTGGAGAGAGCTTGTTTTGGATGTCAGTGTTGATGGTTTTAGGGAGGATGAGGTTGCTGGCCAGCTGTTTCCAGCTGTTGCTTTGCAAATGGAGGAATGAGCTGCTAcctgccagctgctccccaccAGCTGCCTGGATGCATTGTCCTCCCCCATGTCCTGTACAGTGCCCTGCACATGAGACACCAAGAGTCTCTGCCACTGACTCAGGGTGACTCATCTGTCATTCTTTGCTGTGATCTTTTCCCACTCATGCTGAGATGTGGCCTGCCAGGAAGGACACCTGGGAAAGAATTTGGTAGCCAGAGGACACAGGATAGCAGAGGCTGGTTTTTTCAATGGGATGGGACCAGAACAAAGAGGCAATAGGGGAAAATATCTGAAGGAAAAGATTGGACAGACTTTGGTACAATTTATGAAGTCAGTGAGTTGCTAAAATGAATGTGAGTGCAGTGATTCATCTTGAAGAACCATCTCACACCATCAAGGGAGAGAATGATATAGTCCCCTTGCCCTTTTATTTGAAGTtaatctaatttaatttttttcagctctCTTTTAGTTTCTATGCTGAAAAAAACATGGCTTGATTGAGTTTAATACTTTTCATTGATTAGGGAGTTAACTTGTTGAAAAAGATCTGGGCCATTTCTCCTGCTGGCAAGCCTCTGGGGAGCTGATGAGCAAGGATGAGTCAACGCACGCTACCTTAAAGGGGAATTTTGTCTGCCTGATGTGTCTGTGCATACAAAAGGAGGAAGGGACTTTATTGGGTAGGGCTGGAGACAGGCGAGAAGGCAGTGGTTGATTATCACTACAGAAAAAATATCCCAACCATCCCAAAGGGGATAAGAAATGAAATTGTCCAAAGCATATTAGGACCAATGATTTTTTGATCTTTCCACAGCCCAGCTAAAACCAAGTGATACAGTATTATGGGCAATCAAAGTGCTGTTAGTGTTTCAGTTCTGCTTTTGAAAGACTGAATTAATAAGCTTTACAGccatatttcttccttgttcaCTTTTTTTCTATATAGTTCTTACTGAACCGAGACAGTAGATAATAGACTGAAAACAAGCAGATGTTAAAAGCCTAAAAGCAGTGGTTGCATTGGACTTATCCCATTCTCAGAAATTTTTATATCAGAATCTTTTGTTGTAATAAATaccatctttcttttctttggtcTTGCAGGAGAAGGCCTTGTTGTCTCAGCTGATCCTTCTTCTCTTGCAGTCGGGTTAAAATGAAGAAcctatgatgatgatgataaatgTTCATAAAGACAGCTTGTTTGTTTGAGATTAATATGCCCAAGAGTTGTAAATATCTTAGTTTTCTATGGTAATCCACCAGCCGTACCCAGTGATAGCCTGTTGAAGTTATTGAGGACAATTATATGTTATTGAGGACATTGATTAAATCTCTGTAACTGTATCATTACTAGATAGATTTTGGCCACATGGACTGCTTAATAATAGATCAGTATTTtgactggaacaggctccccaggaaggTGGCCACAGCACCAGACCTGGCAGAGTTCAATAAGCTTTTGGACAACACTcccaggcacatggtgtgactcctgTGCAGTGCCatgagttggactcaatgatcctcaTGGGTGCCTTGCAACTCAGTATATTCTATGGCTCTCTGATATTTCCAATACTCACGCATCTCCATTATTTGTTGaagcattattatttttatggaCTAACTATGTCACAAATAAAGATTTCTGCCTCTCCTGTGCAGCCAAACACATGTCCAGGAGAGCTTGCTTTACTGTGTGCAGTATGAGAAAGCAGATATACTCCTGCCAGAACCAGCTGAGATGTAGAAGCAGTGATATCTTGCTCAAGAGATTGTCTCCAGATTTCCTTTCTCTAGGATATCATAGTcccatattaattttttttaataaaggtgTGTCCTCATTACTTTTTGGGCATTATGTTAGTTTAATTATTCTGTTCATAAGGCAGTTAAAATGGAACAGGGAACTCCAAGCAAGACCAAGAGTAGCCTCTAAATGTTGAAAACTGCTCCTTGGCAGATCACTTGTAATGCTCTGTGAACTGTAAGTGTAAGCTAAATGTAGAGTTGGTGAAGAGCAGAGATCATGGAAATAAAGTGGAAGTGAGCTTCCATAATGTTGGTACAGAAAATATCCCTACTCATGCTGTCAGCATTGCAGATCACTGTCCTCCCATGTTGTTCCTTGCTGTTCTGCATAGGTAGAATAACAGTGCAATTTATGTAGGAACCCCCTGAAGGTGGTACATGGCTAATTTCAGAGCTTACCTCAGCCATCTGGCTTGCAGTGTCACCTTTTGCACCCAAGTGGACCATGGCAAGAGCAGTTGCAATACtccaaggagaaaagaaaatgttttggcCTTTGGAAGTTTCATTCAGCTTTTTGTAAAGGTCCAGAGTGAAGCTGTTGGTTGACACTGAGAGAGATTCCATTGGTACACCTGAGACAAACAAGTATCAGAGAGGGGTTGGTGACCACTCCttcacttctttttaaaaatacaaagctgcCAGTGGGAGATTGCCTGCACCTCTCAAAAACAGTCTGAAGGTATCCCTGGGTAAAATACTGCACAGAGACCAAGTACAGTCAGCTAGCAGGTTCTTTCTAAGACCTGtactattttttccttcctcatcacTTTCAATGTCCTTGCcaggtttgtttggttttcatcAGCTGAGTTCAATTTTAGCTAGAAATGTTATCAGAGTTTAGACTTGCTTCAAAAACTTATTTGCTCTTTCCCTTATTTTTATAGAGCTATTATTTGATTCTGAGAGACTGaaacagaataatttctcaCCGTGCTGCTTTAggcttttttctatttgtttaaaCTTCCTGTACAgttattttctgctgaaaaaagttgAATTCAGGTGATTCACTACATCCAGATATATCCTGAAGGCTACTAGAGAGATACAGATTATTATATGTTCTTAGTGTAGATAAACCCATATTTAGATGCTGTGTCTGGATTTGCTAATTTatgtttttcaagaaaattcTTTTATCTTACATACAACCCCAAATAGTTCCTCTTTTAACCAACAACAAATTTTCTCTGGTTTCCTGCTGGTTTATCCAGCATATTTTCCatccctcttcttcttcttttcttagGTATGTTTTTTCAGGACagaaccaaagaaaacaaataaccACAACCCCaggttaaattaatttttcatacaTGGTTCTGGAATAAACCTGTGCATCCTATTCGTATTTTTTGGTCCATATAATACTTTGATAAATATTAGGACAAACTCAGACATTTCTATTGTCTTCATCAgaataaaaactaataaaacaTTTGGTAAAGTTAGCGTAAGATGGCATCAAGTATAATTTAAGCATTAGACCAACAACAGCAACTGGGCATTTAAATCCATTTTCACCCACAATTTGTGTAGTTGAATCAAAAACTGCAGTCCTCAAAGGAGGCTGATCCCATGAAGTGTCCAAGATGCCTGGAGCCTCTGAGGTCCTCAAGTTCTGTTTTCAAAGCTTCCTAGAGCTCTGCAACAGCTTTGAAGCATTCCCAGGAGTGCTTCAGAGGTGAATACTATGCAGCCTACTCACACCTAAGCATTTTTAGGTCCTTCAAATCACATATCCTACTGCTGTTCATGGAGATGCTGATGGTCTCTGGTGATTAAGGCTGCCTTTCTACAGGTCAGGAAACTTTCTGCCCTCCCAGGCTCTGAAGGTTTTGCCCAGCCCTGGTTTGCATTCTGTTCACTGTGCCTCAACAGAGAGCTTTCCTAAGGGTTACACTtcatagtaaaaaaaataaatgctccCTTCCTCTGAATGACTTTTGTGCCATCATTTAACAACTCCATTCCAAAGAATTTTAAGTGAGTTTTTAAGACTTTCAATTAAAGCTAGTTATTTTGATAGGAA harbors:
- the LOC136562339 gene encoding heterochromatin-associated protein MENT-like, whose protein sequence is MESLSVSTNSFTLDLYKKLNETSKGQNIFFSPWSIATALAMVHLGAKGDTASQMAEVLHFNPTAREEGSAETTRPSPARPKKRKMDPEHEGAENIHSGFKKLLCDINKRKSTYLLKSANRLYEEKTYPLLPKFLQLITSYYNAKPQAVNFKRAAEQVRAQINSWVENKTERKIQSLLPAGSLHSRTVLVLVNAIYFKGKWEKKFLEKNTSEMPFRVSKTKTKPVHMMFLKDKFFILHETTMKFRIIELPYVENELSMFLLLPDDINDNTTGLELVERELTYEKLSEWTKSDNMMKAEVDLYLPKLKLEENYDLKSPLSSMGIRNAFDPGQADFTGMSVKKDLFISQVIHKAFVEVNEEGTEAAAATGVLMMRSRVPTMTFKADHPFIFFIRHNKSQTILFFGRFCSP